Genomic DNA from Candidatus Lokiarchaeota archaeon:
ATCTCTTTTTTGGAGACGGTCTGATGTGGCATTTCATTAGCAGCAATAGAATTTCGAAAGGAGCAACCCACAAATACAATCATCTGCGAGCTGCTCTCATTCAAGAAATAAAACAGTCAACCCTCGGTCAGCGTCACGAGAATGAATTCTTTTTGAGGCGCGATTCGTATACCACCCATATTTGTTTGTATTTGCACGAAATCCATTTCTGCACCCTCCTCCACTTGGCAGATAACTTCATTCGTTTTTCCGATCAATGAGCTCAAGAGAGCAGAAAGCTCCTCGGCCCGTTCCATCGAAACACCCCAAGTGTTGATAGGAAAACCCTCTGGACTAATGAATAGGGCTGCATATACATCAGGGAATTTACTAGTTATGTTCTGAATGATACGCTCGAAAATCTCTCGTTTTGGCATTGCGGGCATTAGTTAATACACATCCAGTACATTTTCATGGGTTGAGCAATTCCACATGGGAACCAGTGGGTTATTAGATTTGCCCTTATCTACTCCAAAGCATTGAATAATCACTAACATATTCCTAAATTGGATTCTCTATGAAGTTTGGTGATAAGACACTAGAGCTCAATGGCTCAATAATCACTTTCGCAAGGGTTATCTCACGATTGACTGCGGCTCCGTTAATCAACTTCTATACGGGAATGACAATATCTATCGCGGGTTATCCTCCACTTGGTCCCATTCTGAATCCTTGGTCCAACATGCTGATCTGTATTTTGCTCATGGTTATCGCTCCAGTAACACCAATCGTTATCCAAGCCAAGCGCGGAAAAGTAGATTTAGATGTCTCAAAACGCGAGCAGAGACTACGATTCTTTCTATTTGGTATTTTGTGCTACATTGCTGCATATGGTGTATACTGGTGGCTACAGAGTGATGTGATGCGAGTATTAGCAGCTGCTTACGTAGCAGTAACATCTGGCGTTACATTAGCAAATGAATATACAAAAGTGTCTGTTCACGCTGCAGGTATCGCAGGCCCCTCAACGGCCCTTATCTACATGTATGGAGTCCCAGCTGTGCCAATAGTAGCGATATGGGGACTAGTTGTATGGGCACGTAGTACTCTGAAACAGCATTCTATTGCTCAGGGAATCCTGGGGATTGTACTTGGCGTTTCTATAACGGCTGCGACCTACTTCATACTATATCCTCTCTGAGACAATATCTGAAGAAGCCTTATGAAACAATTATGACACATACCATTATGTAGAAAGAGCAGATCTTTCCTGCTATTGTGGTTCACAGTATCCCTCTTGTACCAGAAGTGTTCCACAAAGGCGAGGAGTACTCATATGTGAAAATGAGCGGTTGAAGACGATGCCTGAATTCATAAACTGCCCAGTATGTGGTAAGAAAGTAAGAGAAGGATCCACATTCTGTATCGAGTGTGGAGCACGTCTAGCAGGCAAGAAGGAAGAACCAAAGAGAAGGAAACCAAATCCCAAAGAAGAGGAAACTGAAGAGGACGAGCTCACTGAACTTGAGAAGCGAATGCTCGGTTTGCTGGGAAATGAGGAGGCCATGTATTCTCAAGAGTCCAGCGAGCGGACTACACAAAATCAAGTCGAAGCTACAAAGGATAGCGCACAATCATCCGAAGAATCAACTCCTGACTTGGAATGGGATGTAAGGCTGGAGGAGGACACGGTTTCTGTTGAAGAAAACGAGCCACAAGTTAGGTCTAACACTATTTCGGTAAAGGAAAACACCCAGCAAGAATCAAATAGCAAATCCCCCAAGCAACAAGTAGATTTGAGCTGGGATGTTGAGGATATTCCGGAAATGGAGGCAGATCAGGTTCAAGAGGGAATGCCATTCGAAGAAGTCGAACCACCTGAAATCAAATCATCCGGACCTGCACCCACACCCAAGGAGGCTAAAGAACATCTTTTCCCAGAAGATGAAGAATGTTGTGCCCGCGAGGCTGTTTCGCATTTATTCCCGCAAGGTCGAGGAGTTACAGACAATGACTTCATCGATGTAGTTGTGGGAACACCTCGAAAGATTAGTGTCGAGGAACCGATGAAGGAGCTTGAGCAACCAACGTGTCCTAGCTGCGGTTCTGCACTCACATCGGATGGGTTTGAGTATCCACCGTATGTTTACGAAGCCATGGGAAAGGCTAGAATTGAACATGGTGAAGAGCTACTAGAGGAAAACGAACACGAAGAAGCCATCGAGAGCTTCGAAAAAGCAAAGATGCTCTATGAAAGGGCGAATGATGAAAAGAAGCTACAGAAGTGTAGAGAGAAAATAGACGAAGGCTACGAGTCCATGGCTGAATTTCACTATGATCAAGCAGAAGTTCACAAGAAGAACCGAGAATACGAATGGGCGATAGTACAGTACAGGAAGGCTAGAGAAATCTACATGTTCACAACTAAACGGAAGGAACGGGCTAAGTGTGCAGAGAAGGTTAGGGAATGCTACGTTGATTGGGGGGAAGAACTCGAGGAAAGAGGGGATTACTTGGCCAAAGAGGGGAGGACAAGAGAGGCGCTTGCCAAGTATCAGAAGGCAGCCGAGAAATACAAGCAAAGCGAAGATGACAAACATCTGAAAGGATTGGAGAAGAAGATCAGAGAGGCTTGAAATTCGGAAACCAGGTATTTAGACCTCTGGTTCGAAGCCCGTTAGTCTAAGAATATTATCATGAAAAATCAGATTTATGTCCTCTT
This window encodes:
- a CDS encoding zinc-ribbon domain-containing protein — protein: MPEFINCPVCGKKVREGSTFCIECGARLAGKKEEPKRRKPNPKEEETEEDELTELEKRMLGLLGNEEAMYSQESSERTTQNQVEATKDSAQSSEESTPDLEWDVRLEEDTVSVEENEPQVRSNTISVKENTQQESNSKSPKQQVDLSWDVEDIPEMEADQVQEGMPFEEVEPPEIKSSGPAPTPKEAKEHLFPEDEECCAREAVSHLFPQGRGVTDNDFIDVVVGTPRKISVEEPMKELEQPTCPSCGSALTSDGFEYPPYVYEAMGKARIEHGEELLEENEHEEAIESFEKAKMLYERANDEKKLQKCREKIDEGYESMAEFHYDQAEVHKKNREYEWAIVQYRKAREIYMFTTKRKERAKCAEKVRECYVDWGEELEERGDYLAKEGRTREALAKYQKAAEKYKQSEDDKHLKGLEKKIREA